The following nucleotide sequence is from Nomascus leucogenys isolate Asia chromosome 13, Asia_NLE_v1, whole genome shotgun sequence.
GGTCAAAAAAACGTAAGGAGTCCCTATAAATCCTCATGATTCTGGTAAGTAGCCACTTTCTCCTACTCAGGCTGATCATGTTGGACATAAGTCTGTTTCCACTTTCCCAGAGCAGTGGTTGGCTTTACTATCTGAATGTCTTCGAGTCCTGGTAAGCCAGGCCAACATGTGGTTTGCCATTTTCTTCAGTGGGTTCTGCTGCATGGAGATCATGACCTTTGTCCCGCTGACTTCTTGTAGCTGAAAaggctgggtttttgttttttgctagtGTCTTTCAAGatcactttttatttctcagcTCTTGTTGGCTGGAACCTTTAAAAACCATTAACAGGAAACAGCAACATCCTGCATCCCATtttaaatctgttatttttatagATTGCAGTCTAGTGAAGGAAACTGATTGCTATTTGTGATGTTTCTGTTCCACTTGTCTTTTTGTATAGACATCACAGGAAGATGGAGGACCACACAGCTGTAAGGAGGTAGCTCAAACCAAGGTGCTCATCGCTCTGAACTTCCCCCTTTACAGGGTTTCTGCCTTGGCCAGCCACTTTTCCATGACCTTCTAATCTCCCTCTGATCTCACCATTCTTGCCATCTCTGCAACGCTCATGGCTGTTTATACTTCACTTCCATCTATTGTAATGGTTATGAGGAATCAGACTTGTCAGAGAATTCTGTAGGAGATGATATGTACATGGAAATCCTAGAGGCCGTGACTTTGGAGAAGGATCTAATCAGGCCCTTAACTGTATCACTGACAACAGTAAAAATAACTGtagattttagaaaaatgaaatttttattctcaattcttctcatttcttctttgattttgaaacaaaatgaaagggTTACATGAAAAACAGGCTAGAAACTGGAGCTTATTGCTCTCTAAGCAATGCAAATCACATCATTTTAATAAACTACAGAAGTCAAAACCAAGTTTTCATATTTTGCATGGAaagtatcacattttaaaaaattactgcagATAATCCAGTTTTCTTTGCCAATATGCTATGTTTTTGATAAAAGGAAGTAGAAAATAACTATagtttgaaaataatgtattttaaaaagaggtgagCTTGTATATTTTTTAGGCAAGCACTTTTCTTAGGGGAATTCACTAAATTATTACCTCAATTTTCTATGCAGTTTAGCCTCTCAACACCGGTAGTAAAGTAGTCAAAAACCTATCTTTAGACTTCtggatactttgtttttttttgatgcCAGACTAGCTTTCTGGAAACATGTCAGTTGGCTACCAGGATTGGTGGCAAATTCCACTGCCAGGCTAGATTGGGGCAGGTGGGGAGAGACAGGCACTATGTCTCTATCAGAAAGTCGCCgaagaaacactgtttttggaCTAGTTCTAGCCTCATCTAGATTTTTAGGCCAGTAGAAGATCGTGACCTTCTCTGCCCCTCCATAGCCTACAGCCAGAGTTTTAGAGTACCAGGCCTTGCAGCTGGGTGGAGATGATGTACGATGAATGCTACCTGGAGGCAGGGACTGTGTATTATAATGGCGCTGTCCCCTGTGCCTAGTACACTGTAGTTTGACACGAAATAAGCACTCTGTAAATTTAACCCGAAGGAATGGAAATCTAGTCCTACAATCCATTCAGTTATTAATAGagcaactgaggcccagagaggggcagtggCCTGCCTGCCTACAGCTTCGTAGAGAGTTCTCAgcatgcttacttttttttttttttgagatggagtcttgctctgttgcccaggctggagtgcagtggcgcaatcttggcccactgcagcttccatctcctgggttcaagtgattctcccgcctcagcctcctgagtagctgggactacaggagccaccaccacaccaggataatttttttatttttagtagagatggggtttcactatgttggccaggctggtctcgaactcctggcctcaggtgatccacccaccttggcctctcaaagtgttgggattacaggtgtgagccatcatgcctggcccaatgTTCTTTTTATgacaataaagtttatttttttatatagcaTATGAGCTTATAACTGGCACTGTATAGCACCTGAGCATGTTTTGATTTGGTCTTTCTTGTTGAGGGGACTTGTTACATTATATCCTGGTGTCTAGACTTTGGCCCAAAACCTTTGAGATGGAGAGCCAATGTCTGTGGTACTGTTTGCAATCTCTGGTTCTACACTCAGGGTTCATTCATGTAGATGCAAATACGGATGGTATCATAACTTCCAACCTCTCTGTTCCTCGTCACAGCTGTTCAGTCTCACTTGAAGACAGTTTACAGAAGAACGAGGCCAAATCCAGATTTTGTGGTGTGCAAATTTACCCTGGTGTGTTATCGCTACCAGGGGATCTGACCTCAGCCAGGAGCAGTGACAGCCtcctctccccagccatgctgagcgCTGGCCTAGGACTGCTGATGCTGGTGGCAGTGGTTGAATTTCTCATCGGTTTAATTGGAAATGGAGTCCTTGTGGTCTGGAGTTTTAGAGAATGGATCAAAAAATTCAACTGGTCCTCATATAACCTCATTATCCTGGGCCTGGCTGGCTGCCGATTTCTCCTGCAGTGGCTGATCATTTTGGACTTATGCTTGTTTCCACTTTTCCAGAGCAGCCTTTGGCTTCGCTATCTTAGTATCTTCTGGGTCCTGGTAAGCCAGGCCAGCTTATGGTTTGCCACCTTCCTCAGTGTCTTCTATTGCAAGAAGATCACGACCTTTGATCGCCCGGCCTACTTGTGGCTGAAGCAGAGGGCCTATAACCTGAGTCTCTGGTGCCTTCTGGGCTACTTTATAATCAATTTGTTACTTACAGTCCAAATTGGCTTAACGTTCTGTCATCCTCGCCAAGGAAACAGCAGCATTTGGTATCTCTTTGAAAGCTGGCAGTACCTGTATGCATTTCGGCTCAATTCAGGAAATTATTTGCCTTTAATGGTGTTTCTTGTTTCCTCTGGGATGCTGATTGTCTCTTTGTATACACACCACAAGAAGATGAAGGTCCATTTAGCTGGTAGGAGGGATGCCCGGGCCAAGGCTCACATCACTGCCCTGAAGTCCTTGGGCTGCTTCCTCTTACTTCACCTGGTTTATATCATGGCCAGCCCCTTCTCCATCACCTCCAAGACTTATCCTCCTGATCTCACCAGTGTCTTCATCTGGGAGACACTCATGGCGGCCTATCCTTCTCTTCATTCTCTCGTATTGATCATGGGTATCCCTAGGGTGAAGCAGACTTGTCAGAAGAtcctgtggaagacagtgcgtgCTCGGAGATGCTGGGGCCCATGATCTGGGAAGAAAAGTGTGGTCAGGGCACTCTTGGGACGCTCTTTTGATAGCTCTCTATAAGGGAGCTGCCTTCCATGTCTTTtaagattttccttcttttacaCCAACTTAATGAATGAGCAACAGAAAATACGGATCAAAACCCAATACTATTTCTCTTTTGGCAATGCaaagtgcatttttttaaatgtaccacAGAATTCAAGGCTAGGGTTTCATGTTTGGTAAAAGGTATTATATTCTCTCTACATATAGCaaataattcatatataaatCATGTTTTTCCTATTATAGAAAACAGAGATTAGGAACAATTCTGTCTACATATAGCAAAAATTCATAGATAAATTGTGTTTTTCCTAGTATAGAAAACAGAGATTAGGAACAATTATAGTgatcattaatttttatgaaattttaccTATACATTAATGTTAGTCATTTTagatatgctttttaaaaagtatcaaataATCTCCCCATTTCTCTGCTGTAATGAATCTAATTAtctaattgaaaaacaaaacaaaacatctttaTATTTCTGGAAGTTTCTTTGAGCCCTAGCCTTGGCTTTCAGAACAGAAgtcagctcacgcctgtaatcccagcactttgggaggctgaggcgggcggatcacgaggtcaagagacctCCTGGCTAATATgattaaaccccgtctctaccaaaaatacaaaaaattagcctggtgtgttggcgggcacctgtagtcccagctactcgggaggctgaggcgggagaatggcatgaacccgggaggtggagctggcagtgagccgagactgcaccactgcactccagcctgggcaacagagcgagactccatctcaaaaaaaaaaaaaaaaaagcagaataaaagtcAGTTGGATGCCATGATCTGTATTAAGCTCCAAGGCCCAGGAAGTGGAGTGGGGCAATATGAGAGTGAGGGGCACTTGcttctgcttaaaaaaaatagactgcTTTTGAAGAGGTCATGCTGTCTGCTCTTCAGTCATTTAGACATTTTGCCTGTCTACTGTGGCCTCACCACAGCCTACAGTCAGAGTTCTAATGTGCCAGGTCTTTGAGTTGGAGGGAGATCATTTAGAATGCCAGATCCATGGCAGCAGgaactgtgtctgtttttattttctcccatgtCTCTGTGACTAGAACACTGCCTATCGCATAATAAAcgcttaataaatgttttgtaaatgatTGAGTAGCT
It contains:
- the TAS2R5 gene encoding taste receptor type 2 member 5 yields the protein MLSAGLGLLMLVAVVEFLIGLIGNGVLVVWSFREWIKKFNWSSYNLIILGLAGCRFLLQWLIILDLCLFPLFQSSLWLRYLSIFWVLVSQASLWFATFLSVFYCKKITTFDRPAYLWLKQRAYNLSLWCLLGYFIINLLLTVQIGLTFCHPRQGNSSIWYLFESWQYLYAFRLNSGNYLPLMVFLVSSGMLIVSLYTHHKKMKVHLAGRRDARAKAHITALKSLGCFLLLHLVYIMASPFSITSKTYPPDLTSVFIWETLMAAYPSLHSLVLIMGIPRVKQTCQKILWKTVRARRCWGP